In Picosynechococcus sp. PCC 7002, the following are encoded in one genomic region:
- the recA gene encoding recombinase RecA, whose amino-acid sequence MSAISNNPDKEKALNLVLNQIERNFGKGAIMRLGDAAQMKVATIPSGALTLDQAMGGGFPRGRIVEIYGPESSGKTTVALHAIAEVQKAGGVAAFIDAEHALDPTYSAALGVDIENLLVAQPDNGESALEIADQLVRSAAVDLIVIDSVAALVPRAEIEGEMGDVQVGLQARLMSKALRKIAGNMGRSGCTVIFLNQLRQKIGISYGNPEVTTGGTALKFYASVRLDIRRIQTLKKGSEGEFGIRAKVKVAKNKVAPPFRIAEFDIIFGKGISRVGCMLDLAEQTGVITRKGAWYSYEGDNIAQGRDNAVKYLEENPDVAAIVTQKVRENLDMSSMGFGDEHHTTEEE is encoded by the coding sequence ATGTCAGCCATCAGCAATAATCCCGACAAAGAAAAGGCCCTAAACCTAGTGCTCAACCAAATTGAGCGTAACTTTGGTAAGGGGGCGATTATGCGGTTGGGGGATGCCGCCCAGATGAAGGTCGCAACCATTCCCAGTGGGGCTTTGACCCTAGATCAGGCGATGGGCGGTGGGTTTCCGCGTGGGAGAATTGTGGAAATCTATGGCCCGGAGAGTTCTGGGAAAACGACGGTTGCTCTCCATGCGATCGCCGAAGTCCAAAAAGCGGGTGGCGTCGCTGCTTTTATTGACGCTGAACATGCCCTGGATCCCACCTATTCCGCGGCCTTGGGAGTTGATATTGAAAACCTGCTGGTGGCCCAACCCGATAACGGCGAATCTGCTTTAGAAATTGCCGACCAATTGGTTCGCTCGGCGGCTGTGGATCTAATCGTGATTGACTCGGTGGCGGCCCTTGTGCCCAGGGCAGAGATCGAAGGAGAAATGGGCGATGTGCAGGTGGGTCTCCAGGCCCGTCTCATGAGTAAAGCCCTCCGTAAAATTGCCGGGAATATGGGGCGTTCGGGTTGTACGGTGATTTTTCTCAATCAATTGCGCCAAAAAATTGGCATTAGTTACGGCAATCCAGAGGTAACCACCGGGGGAACCGCCCTCAAATTTTATGCCTCTGTGCGCCTAGATATCCGCCGCATCCAAACCCTCAAGAAAGGGAGCGAAGGGGAATTTGGCATCCGCGCCAAGGTTAAAGTGGCGAAAAATAAAGTTGCTCCACCGTTCCGCATTGCCGAATTTGACATTATTTTTGGCAAAGGAATCTCCCGTGTGGGCTGCATGCTAGACCTCGCGGAACAAACAGGTGTCATTACCCGCAAAGGCGCTTGGTACAGCTATGAAGGGGATAACATTGCCCAGGGTCGCGACAATGCAGTGAAGTATCTAGAGGAAAATCCGGACGTTGCGGCGATCGTCACCCAAAAAGTCCGGGAAAATCTGGATATGAGTTCCATGGGTTTCGGGGATGAGCACCACACCACCGAAGAAGAATAA
- the ribBA gene encoding bifunctional 3,4-dihydroxy-2-butanone-4-phosphate synthase/GTP cyclohydrolase II yields MDTAWQFDSIEAALGDIKAGRAIVVVDDENRENEGDIICAAQHATPDMINFMAVEARGLICLAMTGDRLDALDLPLMVHKNTDSNQTAFTVSIDAHPRLGVTTGISAEDRSRTIQVAIDPTSCPEDLNRPGHIFPLRARSGGVLKRAGHTEAAVDLSRLAGLYPAGVICEIQNNDGSMARLPELIEYARKFDLKIISIADLISYRLENDRFVYRETVTKLPTEFGQFEIYAYRNTMDGTEHVAIVKGDPKNFADQPVMVRVHSECLTGDALGSLRCDCRMQLIAALKMIENAGQGVVVYLRQEGRGIGLINKLKAYSLQDMGLDTVEANERLGFPADLRDYGMGAQMLNDLGVHAIRLITNNPRKIAGLKGYGLEVVDRVPLLIESNDFNTRYLNTKAQKLGHMLLQTHLATIALRWQGKDNVTQRYEHLERLRHLTQKQHLLVREEARPVASAVFSNAPLIVHLGFDQAKLARADWYTDTQHPYLQAIASLLGDIAQWDDLTELEFMIATGDDPMTGLQIQLDREFLAWLQLPTFIQAAPVKTQTIYHFQQPK; encoded by the coding sequence GTGGATACAGCTTGGCAGTTTGATTCGATTGAAGCGGCATTGGGCGACATCAAAGCCGGACGGGCCATCGTTGTCGTAGACGATGAAAATCGTGAAAATGAGGGGGACATCATCTGTGCGGCCCAACATGCCACCCCAGACATGATTAACTTCATGGCCGTAGAAGCACGGGGCTTGATTTGTTTGGCCATGACCGGCGATCGCCTCGATGCCTTAGATCTGCCTTTGATGGTTCACAAAAATACCGACAGCAACCAAACCGCCTTTACGGTCAGCATTGATGCCCATCCCCGCCTGGGGGTTACTACGGGAATTTCTGCCGAAGACCGTTCCCGCACAATTCAGGTGGCCATTGACCCCACCTCGTGCCCAGAAGACCTCAATCGCCCCGGCCATATTTTCCCCCTCCGAGCCCGGAGTGGTGGTGTCCTTAAGCGCGCTGGCCACACCGAAGCTGCGGTGGATTTGTCCCGTTTGGCTGGTCTATATCCTGCGGGGGTCATTTGCGAAATCCAAAATAATGATGGCTCCATGGCGCGGCTGCCAGAACTGATTGAATATGCCCGAAAATTTGACCTCAAAATTATTAGCATTGCTGACTTGATTTCCTATCGCCTCGAAAATGACCGCTTTGTCTACCGTGAGACTGTCACGAAGCTCCCCACAGAGTTTGGTCAGTTTGAAATCTATGCCTACCGCAACACCATGGATGGCACAGAACATGTGGCCATTGTGAAGGGTGATCCGAAGAATTTTGCCGACCAGCCTGTGATGGTGCGTGTTCACTCAGAATGCTTGACGGGGGATGCCCTCGGTTCCCTGCGCTGTGATTGTCGAATGCAACTCATTGCCGCCCTCAAGATGATCGAAAATGCCGGTCAAGGGGTGGTGGTCTATCTACGTCAGGAAGGGCGCGGCATTGGCTTGATTAACAAACTCAAGGCCTATTCCTTGCAGGATATGGGTTTAGATACAGTAGAAGCTAACGAACGACTTGGTTTCCCGGCGGATCTTCGGGACTACGGCATGGGGGCACAAATGCTCAATGACCTTGGCGTCCATGCGATTCGTTTAATTACCAATAATCCCCGGAAAATTGCGGGCCTGAAGGGCTACGGCCTAGAGGTGGTCGATCGGGTGCCGCTTCTGATTGAGAGTAATGATTTTAATACCCGTTATCTCAATACCAAGGCCCAAAAGTTGGGACATATGCTCCTGCAAACCCACCTAGCGACCATTGCCCTCCGTTGGCAAGGGAAGGATAATGTCACCCAGCGTTATGAACATTTAGAACGGCTCCGCCACTTGACCCAAAAACAACATTTACTCGTGCGGGAGGAAGCCCGTCCGGTCGCTAGTGCGGTCTTTTCCAATGCACCCTTAATCGTTCACCTAGGCTTCGACCAGGCCAAGTTAGCCCGCGCAGATTGGTACACCGATACGCAACATCCCTATCTCCAGGCGATCGCCTCCCTCCTTGGCGACATTGCCCAATGGGATGATCTCACGGAATTGGAGTTTATGATTGCCACAGGGGATGACCCCATGACTGGGTTGCAAATTCAACTCGACCGTGAATTCTTGGCCTGGCTCCAGTTACCAACCTTTATCCAAGCGGCCCCCGTCAAAACCCAGACCATCTATCACTTCCAGCAGCCCAAATAA
- a CDS encoding GAF domain-containing sensor histidine kinase, whose amino-acid sequence MGCFPPQLPADQRQHFAYWQALNAEIIWLQDNMGVCTAFFWQWAETFGCQPQAMVTTEIFQQWITVDNAIYTTALQRVGQGGLPETLDGTFQWADQTFPLKLLVTAIGAGQLLVVGFPQAVAPSSLSPLSYQKALSRIARKIRNTFDLTVIRQEAMNGLGKTLQVSRCLLLTADATQSRFQIEAEYRCSSVPSCLGASWRSPDSPVLEEIYQTQVSQSLTTLCPALADSQAVLILPTLYQGSVNGFICLQQCDRPRIWQEVEQEFAQELAEQLGTAIAHATLYQELEQLHQAATEAARLKNDFLANTTHELRTPLNGIIGFLTLVLDEMADGRAEELDFIAAAHESALHLLNLINDILDIAKIESGKLDLDLQPISLGELLDNLNNFARPQLQTKNLTWEILVPESHDDIILYGDYQRLFQVLLNLVGNAIKFTNAGGITINVELVFKPVIHDDQQFPGMVKISVIDTGIGVALDMQSKLFQNFSQVRGGHTRKYGGTGLGLAISKKLVEACGGKISFYSMGEGLGSTVTFSVLLQQKPVLKQPKHQDPQVII is encoded by the coding sequence ATGGGTTGTTTTCCGCCTCAACTACCAGCAGATCAACGGCAGCACTTCGCCTATTGGCAAGCCCTCAACGCAGAAATTATCTGGCTCCAGGACAATATGGGGGTTTGTACCGCTTTTTTTTGGCAATGGGCAGAAACCTTTGGCTGCCAACCCCAGGCAATGGTGACAACAGAAATTTTTCAGCAATGGATCACGGTAGACAACGCCATCTACACAACTGCTCTGCAACGGGTGGGTCAGGGGGGCCTCCCCGAAACCCTAGACGGTACTTTTCAATGGGCCGACCAGACTTTTCCCCTCAAGCTTTTGGTCACTGCCATCGGCGCGGGCCAACTGTTGGTGGTGGGTTTCCCCCAGGCTGTTGCCCCCAGTTCCCTCTCTCCCCTGTCCTATCAAAAAGCCCTCAGTCGCATTGCTCGCAAGATCCGCAATACCTTTGACCTGACGGTGATTCGTCAAGAGGCGATGAATGGCCTAGGTAAAACTTTACAAGTGAGTCGTTGTCTATTGTTGACCGCCGATGCAACCCAAAGCCGATTTCAGATCGAAGCAGAATATCGTTGCAGCTCGGTTCCCTCCTGTCTTGGGGCTAGTTGGCGATCGCCCGATAGCCCAGTCCTCGAAGAAATTTATCAAACTCAAGTTTCCCAATCTTTAACAACCCTTTGCCCGGCCCTGGCCGACAGTCAAGCGGTGCTTATCTTGCCTACCCTCTACCAAGGTAGTGTCAATGGTTTTATCTGTCTGCAACAGTGCGATCGCCCCAGGATTTGGCAGGAAGTTGAGCAAGAATTTGCCCAGGAGCTCGCCGAACAACTGGGAACGGCGATCGCCCATGCTACTCTCTACCAAGAACTCGAACAACTCCACCAAGCCGCCACCGAAGCCGCCCGCCTCAAAAACGACTTCCTCGCCAATACCACCCACGAACTCCGCACCCCCCTCAATGGCATCATCGGTTTTCTGACCCTCGTCCTCGATGAAATGGCCGACGGCCGCGCCGAAGAGTTAGATTTCATTGCCGCCGCCCACGAAAGCGCCCTCCACCTGCTGAACCTGATCAACGATATCCTCGACATTGCCAAAATTGAATCAGGCAAACTCGACCTCGATCTCCAGCCCATTAGCCTAGGGGAACTGCTCGATAACCTCAATAACTTTGCCCGGCCCCAGTTACAAACCAAAAATCTCACCTGGGAAATTTTAGTGCCCGAAAGCCACGACGATATCATCCTCTACGGCGACTACCAGCGTCTTTTTCAGGTGCTCCTGAACCTCGTGGGCAATGCGATCAAATTCACCAATGCTGGTGGTATTACGATCAATGTTGAGCTAGTTTTCAAACCCGTCATCCACGATGATCAACAATTTCCAGGGATGGTCAAAATCAGTGTGATCGATACGGGGATTGGTGTGGCTTTGGATATGCAATCTAAGCTCTTCCAAAATTTTTCCCAGGTGCGGGGTGGCCATACCCGCAAATATGGCGGTACGGGGTTGGGCCTCGCCATTTCCAAGAAACTGGTTGAAGCCTGTGGCGGCAAAATCTCTTTCTACAGTATGGGCGAAGGCTTAGGATCAACGGTCACTTTCTCGGTACTTCTCCAGCAAAAACCCGTGCTCAAACAGCCCAAGCACCAGGATCCCCAAGTGATTATCTAG
- the speD gene encoding adenosylmethionine decarboxylase encodes MKKLGTHLVVDGWGSPANLLNDPEGIRRAMIEAIAAGEATLIDLCVHQFSPHGVTATATLAESHIAIHTWPEYGYFAADLFFCGRGKPVEAMKFLQQALQATECKMTEFDRGFPKEILVPSMAAAIA; translated from the coding sequence ATGAAAAAATTGGGTACTCACCTTGTGGTGGATGGTTGGGGTTCCCCTGCGAACCTCCTCAATGATCCCGAAGGTATCCGTCGGGCCATGATCGAAGCGATCGCCGCCGGAGAAGCGACTCTAATTGATCTCTGTGTCCATCAATTCAGTCCCCACGGTGTAACAGCCACCGCAACCCTTGCTGAGTCCCACATTGCCATTCATACCTGGCCCGAATATGGGTACTTTGCGGCTGATCTTTTCTTTTGTGGTCGCGGCAAACCCGTTGAAGCCATGAAATTCCTCCAGCAGGCGCTACAGGCAACGGAATGTAAAATGACCGAATTTGATCGCGGTTTCCCCAAAGAAATTTTGGTGCCCTCCATGGCTGCGGCGATCGCCTAA
- the clpB gene encoding ATP-dependent chaperone ClpB: MQPTDSSKFTEQAWDAIVKSQEIARRYRHQNLEVEHLLLSLLEQEQEQGLAQTILTQTGVDGIRLQQQLERFAQQQPKLMRGDQLYLGQGLDVMLDRAEACRNSWQDDFISVEHLLVGFAEDDRIGRRSLKSFNLDPQDLELKIKELKGSQKVTAQNQEESGSSYGGSPLSKYGRDLTEQAKDGKLDPVIGRDDEIRRVIQVLSRRSKNNPVLIGEPGVGKTAIAEGLAQRIVNGDVPESLKNRQLMSLDMGSLIAGAKYRGEFEARLRSVLKEVTQSDGQIILFIDEVHTVVGAGSANGSMDAGNLLKPMLARGELRCIGATTLDEFRKHIEKDPALERRFQQVLVQQPTVEDTVSILRGLKERYELHHGVNITDSALVAAATLSNRYITDRFLPDKAIDLVDEAAAKLKMEITSKPVELEAIDRRLMQLQMEQLSLKGEEQLGTTSPAYLASKERLDRIDEEIKSLEVQQKDLSSQWLAEKNLIDEINSLKEEEEQLRLQVEQAERAYDLNKAAQLKYGRLEGLQAELSEKEAKLLEIQAAGDAMLREQVTEADIAEIVARWTGIPVNRLMESERQKLLQLEGHLHERVIGQQEAVEAVSAAIRRARAGMKDPSRPIGSFMFMGPTGVGKTELARALAAFLFDSEEAMVRIDMSEYMEKHAVSRLIGAPPGYVGYEEGGQLSEAVRRRPYSVVLLDEVEKAHKDVFNILLQVLDDGRITDSQGRVVDFRNTIIVMTSNIGSEFILSLSGDDANYDKMRDKVTGALRKNFRPEFLNRIDELIIFHTLKRDELREIVKLQIHRIEKLLADQKITLSLTDAALDHVVEAGYDPTFGARPLKRAIQRELENPIANRILETDFMEGDRILVDCVEGALVFDRQRPEREVPEVISEEAIAPAPEEQPTEPEEASITETEILPVVAPDEIVVAEAELDEPDDQWFGADEPEQTANGVEYPTRETNPPAYVGADSDSEENWLDSI; the protein is encoded by the coding sequence ATGCAGCCCACCGATTCCAGCAAATTCACCGAACAAGCTTGGGATGCGATCGTCAAGTCACAGGAGATCGCCCGTCGCTACAGACACCAAAATCTTGAGGTGGAACATCTACTCTTGTCATTGCTAGAACAGGAGCAGGAACAGGGATTGGCCCAAACGATTTTGACCCAGACAGGTGTCGATGGGATCAGGCTCCAGCAGCAATTAGAACGGTTTGCCCAGCAGCAGCCCAAATTAATGCGGGGTGATCAGCTCTATCTCGGTCAAGGTTTAGACGTGATGTTAGACCGGGCCGAGGCCTGTCGCAATAGTTGGCAGGATGATTTTATTTCTGTTGAGCATTTGCTGGTGGGCTTTGCGGAGGATGATCGCATTGGGCGGCGATCGCTGAAAAGTTTTAACCTCGACCCCCAGGATCTCGAACTCAAAATCAAAGAACTCAAAGGTAGCCAAAAGGTCACCGCCCAGAACCAAGAAGAGAGTGGCAGTTCCTATGGTGGTAGTCCTCTAAGTAAATATGGCCGCGATCTCACCGAACAGGCCAAGGACGGCAAACTTGATCCAGTGATTGGGCGGGATGATGAGATTCGGCGCGTGATTCAGGTGCTTTCTCGGCGCTCGAAAAATAATCCGGTTTTAATTGGGGAACCAGGGGTTGGGAAAACGGCGATCGCCGAAGGTTTAGCCCAACGAATCGTCAATGGCGACGTGCCCGAATCCCTGAAAAATCGGCAGTTGATGTCCCTCGATATGGGTTCCCTCATTGCCGGCGCAAAATACCGGGGCGAATTTGAAGCCCGTCTGCGGTCTGTGCTTAAAGAAGTGACCCAGTCCGACGGACAAATTATTCTCTTTATTGATGAAGTCCACACCGTTGTTGGCGCAGGTTCTGCTAATGGCTCGATGGATGCGGGGAATTTACTCAAACCGATGTTGGCACGGGGCGAATTGCGCTGTATTGGGGCGACCACCCTCGACGAATTCCGCAAACATATCGAAAAAGATCCCGCCCTCGAACGGCGTTTCCAGCAAGTTTTAGTCCAACAGCCCACCGTGGAAGATACCGTTTCCATTCTGCGGGGCTTAAAAGAACGCTATGAACTGCACCACGGCGTCAATATTACCGACTCCGCCCTCGTTGCCGCTGCCACCCTCTCCAACCGTTACATCACCGACCGTTTTCTCCCCGATAAGGCGATCGATCTAGTAGACGAAGCCGCCGCCAAACTGAAAATGGAGATTACCTCCAAACCCGTTGAACTCGAAGCCATCGATCGCCGCTTAATGCAACTCCAGATGGAGCAACTCTCCCTCAAGGGTGAAGAACAACTCGGCACCACTTCCCCCGCCTATCTCGCCTCTAAGGAACGTTTAGACCGCATCGACGAAGAAATCAAAAGCCTAGAAGTTCAACAAAAGGATCTTTCTTCCCAATGGCTTGCCGAGAAAAATCTCATTGACGAAATTAATTCCCTCAAGGAAGAGGAAGAACAACTGCGCCTCCAGGTGGAGCAAGCCGAACGGGCCTATGACCTCAACAAAGCGGCTCAGTTGAAATATGGTCGTTTAGAAGGGTTACAGGCAGAACTGAGCGAAAAAGAAGCGAAACTGCTGGAAATCCAAGCGGCTGGGGATGCCATGTTACGGGAGCAGGTCACGGAAGCCGATATCGCCGAAATTGTTGCCCGTTGGACGGGGATTCCCGTGAATCGTCTGATGGAATCGGAACGGCAAAAACTCCTGCAACTCGAAGGTCATTTACATGAACGGGTGATCGGTCAACAGGAAGCTGTGGAAGCTGTCTCAGCGGCAATTCGTCGCGCCCGGGCTGGGATGAAGGATCCCAGTCGCCCGATTGGTTCGTTTATGTTTATGGGACCGACCGGAGTCGGGAAAACAGAATTAGCGCGGGCCTTAGCTGCCTTCCTTTTTGATAGTGAAGAGGCGATGGTGCGCATTGACATGTCCGAATACATGGAAAAACATGCTGTATCCCGTTTGATTGGTGCCCCTCCCGGTTATGTGGGCTATGAGGAGGGGGGGCAGCTGTCGGAGGCGGTGCGGCGTCGTCCCTATTCGGTGGTGCTGCTGGATGAGGTCGAGAAAGCCCATAAGGATGTATTCAATATTCTCTTGCAGGTGTTGGATGACGGCCGGATTACGGATTCCCAAGGACGGGTGGTGGACTTCCGCAATACAATCATTGTGATGACGAGCAATATCGGCAGTGAATTTATCCTCAGTTTGTCGGGGGATGATGCCAACTATGACAAGATGCGGGACAAGGTGACAGGGGCGTTACGGAAAAATTTCCGCCCGGAATTTTTGAACCGCATTGACGAACTGATTATTTTCCATACTTTGAAGCGGGATGAGTTGCGCGAAATTGTCAAACTGCAAATCCATCGCATCGAAAAACTATTGGCCGACCAAAAAATTACGTTATCGCTTACGGATGCGGCCCTCGATCATGTGGTGGAAGCGGGTTATGACCCGACCTTTGGGGCAAGACCTTTAAAACGGGCAATCCAGCGGGAACTAGAAAATCCTATCGCTAACCGCATCTTAGAAACAGACTTCATGGAAGGCGATCGCATTTTGGTCGATTGCGTCGAGGGTGCCTTGGTTTTTGATCGGCAGCGACCCGAACGAGAAGTGCCAGAGGTGATTTCGGAAGAGGCGATCGCCCCAGCACCGGAAGAGCAACCCACAGAACCAGAAGAGGCATCCATAACAGAAACAGAAATCCTTCCTGTCGTCGCACCGGATGAAATTGTGGTTGCAGAGGCTGAACTCGATGAACCCGATGATCAATGGTTTGGTGCCGATGAGCCAGAGCAAACAGCCAATGGCGTAGAATACCCGACCAGAGAAACAAATCCTCCAGCCTATGTTGGTGCTGATTCTGACTCAGAAGAAAATTGGTTAGATTCTATCTAG
- a CDS encoding AAA family ATPase, whose product MIPDPSSFRNETEVESKLIVHYLLPKLGYPPNTWYQEVAFGNIRLDFMAFTATVMPFTWDSSSPLNLIIEAKSPRENLDRHVPRLRTYLTSLKSPYGILTNGKDFRIYERDGSKIDLCFQCSGSEIDANLEKIKFLVGRKSLKPVPSSRKKSEIQSEKNLTARKNRMKIIAVYHNKGGVGKTTTVVNLAAALQKQGKRILIVDLDSQANTTYATGLAKFLDEKDDDLKNNNILQLIQSREKYPVKAVARPSTYVSQGIDVIPSHIEMMKYESELTRIEPAKTRLLSKLKDVKNDYDIVLIDTPPSLNLYARIALLSAGYLIIPSDLKPFANEGLNNVKDFIADINEAKDMFGMSPLKILGVLPSKISTNARFVQYTYPKRRRMVEQRYGFPLMSAAIYEREDLAKALENTLEYGEEDIPDPLSIFDYKSDSVSAHEFAMLASEVLEKIN is encoded by the coding sequence GTGATTCCTGATCCTAGTTCATTTCGTAACGAAACAGAAGTCGAAAGTAAATTAATTGTCCATTACTTATTGCCAAAATTAGGTTATCCGCCTAACACTTGGTACCAAGAAGTTGCCTTTGGCAATATTCGTCTTGATTTTATGGCGTTTACCGCGACGGTAATGCCTTTCACTTGGGATAGTAGCTCTCCTCTAAATCTTATTATTGAAGCCAAAAGTCCGAGAGAAAATTTAGATCGTCATGTGCCTCGTCTAAGAACCTATTTGACCAGTTTAAAGTCTCCCTATGGAATATTAACGAATGGCAAAGATTTTCGTATTTACGAACGAGATGGCTCAAAAATAGATCTGTGTTTTCAATGCTCAGGATCAGAAATTGATGCTAACCTAGAAAAAATCAAATTTTTAGTTGGTCGTAAAAGTTTAAAACCCGTTCCCAGTAGTCGAAAAAAGTCTGAAATTCAATCAGAAAAAAATTTAACCGCGCGAAAAAATCGTATGAAAATCATCGCTGTTTATCACAATAAAGGCGGAGTTGGCAAAACAACAACAGTAGTCAATCTCGCCGCCGCATTGCAGAAGCAAGGCAAACGGATTTTAATTGTTGATTTGGATAGCCAAGCAAATACGACTTATGCAACTGGTTTGGCAAAATTTCTTGATGAGAAAGACGATGACCTTAAAAATAACAATATTTTGCAACTCATTCAATCTAGAGAAAAATATCCAGTCAAAGCAGTTGCAAGACCCTCAACTTACGTATCCCAAGGTATTGATGTAATCCCATCTCATATTGAGATGATGAAATATGAATCGGAATTAACCCGGATTGAACCAGCCAAAACTCGACTATTATCTAAGCTAAAAGATGTCAAGAATGATTATGATATTGTTCTAATTGATACTCCTCCCTCACTTAATTTGTATGCTCGTATTGCTTTACTAAGTGCAGGTTATCTAATCATTCCTTCAGACCTTAAACCATTTGCTAATGAGGGTTTAAATAATGTCAAAGATTTTATCGCGGATATAAACGAAGCCAAAGATATGTTTGGCATGTCTCCTTTGAAAATCTTAGGTGTTTTACCGTCGAAGATTTCAACGAATGCTCGCTTTGTCCAATACACATATCCCAAACGTCGCAGAATGGTCGAACAACGTTATGGTTTTCCCCTAATGTCTGCGGCAATTTATGAACGAGAAGATCTTGCCAAAGCGTTGGAAAATACCTTGGAGTATGGAGAAGAAGATATTCCGGATCCACTCTCTATTTTTGACTATAAATCAGATTCTGTATCAGCCCATGAATTTGCAATGCTAGCTAGTGAAGTATTAGAGAAAATCAATTAA
- a CDS encoding ParB family chromosome partitioning protein, protein MLENLLKIQLIDILSVDSPEPRSGFSKDKIEALANSFLTVGGNSQPILVQRLDFDSFTVVSGHLEYYAAVRAREINDDFEMINAIIITSENEVQIKHQYDYLNTVQESSATNSLEHSLNKNEIANLEKNLLAHLQDQLKFEVSRLENNLSRNLEQKFDGVKILVPRDEDHLETFNASDFKILVDKLGSAGFTGKKGQKMATAIIQEREKSRFSSLGEIINRVRLQNKNRAITETSMVKILDAWNRFIDVEETK, encoded by the coding sequence ATGCTAGAAAACCTTTTAAAAATTCAACTAATTGATATTCTATCTGTTGATAGCCCAGAACCCCGATCTGGTTTTTCTAAGGATAAAATTGAAGCTTTGGCCAATAGTTTTTTGACAGTCGGTGGGAACTCTCAACCTATTCTTGTTCAACGCTTAGATTTTGATTCATTTACCGTTGTTTCTGGACATTTAGAATATTATGCAGCAGTCCGAGCCAGAGAAATCAATGATGATTTTGAGATGATTAACGCGATCATTATTACTTCTGAAAATGAAGTGCAGATCAAGCATCAATATGATTATTTAAATACTGTGCAAGAAAGTTCTGCGACTAACTCTCTGGAACATAGTTTAAACAAAAATGAAATTGCTAATTTAGAAAAAAATCTTTTAGCTCACCTTCAAGATCAACTTAAATTTGAAGTTTCTCGCTTAGAAAATAATTTATCGAGAAATCTTGAGCAAAAATTTGATGGTGTTAAAATTCTTGTGCCTCGTGATGAGGATCACCTAGAAACCTTTAATGCTTCTGATTTCAAAATTTTAGTCGATAAACTAGGTTCTGCTGGCTTTACTGGTAAGAAAGGTCAGAAAATGGCAACAGCAATTATTCAAGAGAGAGAAAAAAGTCGCTTTAGTTCTTTGGGAGAAATTATTAACAGAGTGCGGTTACAGAACAAAAATAGAGCTATTACTGAAACTTCAATGGTAAAAATTCTAGATGCTTGGAATCGATTTATTGATGTAGAAGAAACTAAATAA